ATTTCATTACCTGAATGGATGAAAGAAGGTATACCCGGACTTATTAAATGTGCATTTTTTGCCTTTTTATGTATAGGAATTACAGCATTAATGGAGCGTTATAAAATTAAGATAAAAGTATAATTTTTATTATCTTTATACCAACATATAATATCATATTATTAAAACAAGTATAGTTATAACATAATACCATTAATAATACCATAATATCTTCTTAATATTACAATTTATGAATAATTTTAAATTTATAATTATTATAGTTGCCTCTTGGATCCTATTAAATTCTTGTATTTCTCGACAAGAGCAGGATAGAGACTATCCTATGTTTTGGACCTGGTTGGATTATCGTACTGGAATGAATTTTGATTCTATATGTGCAATAATGTGTGAAACCGGTTTAGATGGTGTGCTACTGAATGCTCCTACTCCTGAAGATTATCGTGAAGCAATTACTATTGCTGAGAAATATGGCATAGAGGTATATGCATGGTTATGGACTATGAATTTGGAACATGATAGAGATCTGATACTTGAACAACATCCTGAATGGTTTAGTGTAAATAGAAAAGGCGAAAGTTTGGCAGATACAAAAGCATATGTAGATTATTATAAATTTCTTTGTCCGGCACTGCCTGAAGTTAGAGAGTATATCAAAAAGAAAATAATCGAATATTGTGAAATTGATGGTTTAAATGGTATTGCAATCGATTACCATCGTTTTGTAGATGTTGTTTTACCCACTACACTTTGGCCTCGTTATGGAATTCAGCAAGATCGTGAATACCCAGAATGGGATTATGGTTACCACCCCGAAATGATAAGTATTTTCAATGAAAGGTATGGTTATGATCCTAGAGAACTGGAAGACCCTTCTATAGATGAAAACTGGCTGCAATTCAGGTGTGATCAAATTACTGAGGTTGCAAATGAAATAGCAGACTTAGTTCATTCGTATGGTAAAGTAATGGCAGCATCTCCTTTCCCAACTCCTGCAATGTCAAGACAGATGGTTCGTCAGGACTGGGGCAAGTGGAATCTGGATATTGTTTTCCCTATGGTGTATCATAACTTTTATACAGGAGATGTGAGTTTTATAGAAGATTGTATGATAGAGAATAGAAATCAGAAAAATCCTAATACTACTCTCTTCTGCGGAATGACAGCAACAAATAGTTTATTAATGTTTGAGTGTATGGATGCTGCTTTCAATAATGGAGCGGAAGGGGTGTCTATTTTCACGATCAATAATTTACGATCACCTGAGGTGCGGTCTCGTTTCAAGGTTTATACAGATAGTATCAGAGCCTTAGGTAATAATTCAAAAAAGTTCAGCTCATCAATTATAAAATCAGAAGCAAATAGTAATCCCTTTGAAAAAGATGGTATAATGGGTGCTATAGATTTCAGAATGAAGGCTCTCTTGAGTTTGGAAAATACATTTAAAAGTAATGAGATTAATATAGCTGATTGGAATGAAGTGAGAAGAATTGCCCATGATGCTATGCAAGTAAATAACACTTATGACTATTTGAATAACCTTATTCAGCAGTCAGAGAGGAATGAAAAGTATAGATCTGATTTGGAGAGTGTTATGTATAAGTTTAATGAGGATATAACTCTTATAAATACTAATTTGAGAGAGTATCAGTTAATAGATGAGTATGGAGTGACTCAAAAGTATAGTGTTTATGATGATGCAAATGAAAGAACATTTAATGTAACCTTTTATTTCTACGGAGGAATACTCTCAGGTTGGAATATAGAACTAATTTAAATCAATATATAGAACTAAAAATGATTATTATGAAGAATTTATTAGTAACTTTTGCACTACTGGCAGTAACTGTTTTACAAGCACAGGAATTATCCTATAAAATGGAAGAACTTACTGCTATTGATTTCGTAACTGCTGTTGAAAAAAGCTCTAAAACCGCTATCCTTCCAATTGGTGTTTTTGAAAAACATGGTCCACACATGCCACTTGGAACCGACCTTTATACTGCTAGAGAAATGGCATTAAGAGCAGCCGAAAAAGAGTATACAGTAGTTTTCCCATGGTACTATTTTAGTCAGATTAATGAAGCAAGACATCAACCGGGTACAATTGCATATTCTCCTGAGATTATTTGGAAGGTATTGCAAGAGACATTGGATGAGCTTAATAGAAACGGGTTTGACAAAATTATTATAGTGAATGGGCATGGTGGTAATAATGCATTTTTGGAATATTTTGGAATGGCTCAATTATCAGAAAAGAGGAACTATTCACTCTATTGGTTCAGGCCCGCGTATGATAGAGAGGTAATAAAAAAGGCAGTAGAAATGACTCAGAATGATCCATATGATCAACATGCAGGTAATAGAGAAACATCAATGGTGAAAGCTATTGTACCTGATTTAGTTCATACAGAAAGAGCTGGGTTACAATCAGGAGTTGATTTGGATCGTATTAATAATTTAAAAAATGTTTACACCGGTATATGGTGGTATGCAAGTTATCCAAATCACTATTCCGGTGATGGGTCAAAAGCTAATGCAGAAGCAGGTGAGTTAATTCTTAATAGTGTAGTAGATCAGTTTGTAGAGACTATTCGTGCAATCAAAGCTGATAATAATGTTCCTGAACTTCAGGAGAGATTTTTTATAGAAGCAGAAAATCCACTGGAAACAGAGCAATAAAATCAATGGATAGGTATTATATTGTTTAAATAGAATAAATCTCAATTAGGTTGTTTACAAAAAATCAATGTGGAATGATAGATAGTTATAAAATTATTGCATGTGTATTTTTGATTTCACTGTTAGCTAGTTGCACTATAAAAAACAGGGAGCAACTGGTTGATAATGAAAGTGAGTTTCATGGAGAATTTATTGAGAACTTCAGTGATACTGTTTCCAACTTTTTTAGACATGGAACTGGAGGTAAAGGTGCTGATTTTACATGGAAAATGGGCGTGTCATCTTCATCGGAGACTGATACTAAAGTGCTCTCATTTAAGATTGATCCTGAAGATGCAGCTGGTGCAGGAAAAGGACCTGAAATAATATCAAAAAAATTCACTTCATATGGTACATATGCAGCAAGGCTAAAAATTCCTGATCCAAAAAATATTCAACCAAATGTTGGTGCGGTAGTAGGTTATTTTACATATAGAGTAGATAGTATTTATGGACAAAGTGAAGTGGATTTTGAGTGGCTAATATCTGATCCTAGAGTTATTTATATAGGAACATGGACAGGACAAAGAGATAACTCACAAAGAATAGGGCGTACTATAAATTTGGCTGAAGGTATAATTTATGATTCATCATACAGAAAACGTGACGGTAGTGATAGGATGAATTTTACAGGTGATCAAAATCAACCTGAGCAGATTGATCCTATAGAAAACTATGATGCTTCTTCTCAATTTTATACTTATGGGTTTGACTGGCATCCAGACCATATCAGATGGTGGATGATACATCCTATAACATCAGATACAGTTGTATTATGGAATTATCAAGGGTCAGATATTGGAATACCGAACACACATACACGCTATAGAATGAATTTTTGGCATACTAATAATTGGCCGGTACATACAAATCCAAGTTCTATTGAGAAACCAATTTATCCTTTTGAATTGGAAGTAGACTGGATGCTTTATAAACCAATGGAGTAACAATTTATAAATTAGAAAGTTTTGAACTTAATTATTTATGTCTAAATTTGTTATGTTTTAAAATTAGGAATCAATATTAATAAACATTGAATTTAATTGGATGATTTTTAATCAAAATAAGTTATATAAAAATGTTATTGGTGTAATATTCGGAGGTAAATTTCTTCATGTTGCAAGACTGGAGAATGGGAGAATCACTGAAATTGTTAACAGAGAAATAAATAATCGAGAATCTAAAGAAGTGATTCTAAATGATATTATAAACACCATAAAAAAAGTACATAACGATACTGTAACAGGTATAGGAGTTGGTATGCCTAGTCTGGTGGATATACGTGAGGGTGTAGTGTTTAAACCTACAAACATTCCTTCATGGAATAAAGTACATCTAAAAGATATTCTTGAAGAGAAATTCAATGTGCCAATTTTTATAAATAATGATGCAAACTGTTTTGCATTAGGCGAAAAATATTTTGGTGTTGCCAAAGATTTCGATGATATCGCCGGTATAACAATAGG
This window of the Lascolabacillus massiliensis genome carries:
- a CDS encoding family 10 glycosylhydrolase, with product MNNFKFIIIIVASWILLNSCISRQEQDRDYPMFWTWLDYRTGMNFDSICAIMCETGLDGVLLNAPTPEDYREAITIAEKYGIEVYAWLWTMNLEHDRDLILEQHPEWFSVNRKGESLADTKAYVDYYKFLCPALPEVREYIKKKIIEYCEIDGLNGIAIDYHRFVDVVLPTTLWPRYGIQQDREYPEWDYGYHPEMISIFNERYGYDPRELEDPSIDENWLQFRCDQITEVANEIADLVHSYGKVMAASPFPTPAMSRQMVRQDWGKWNLDIVFPMVYHNFYTGDVSFIEDCMIENRNQKNPNTTLFCGMTATNSLLMFECMDAAFNNGAEGVSIFTINNLRSPEVRSRFKVYTDSIRALGNNSKKFSSSIIKSEANSNPFEKDGIMGAIDFRMKALLSLENTFKSNEINIADWNEVRRIAHDAMQVNNTYDYLNNLIQQSERNEKYRSDLESVMYKFNEDITLINTNLREYQLIDEYGVTQKYSVYDDANERTFNVTFYFYGGILSGWNIELI
- a CDS encoding creatininase family protein, with product MKNLLVTFALLAVTVLQAQELSYKMEELTAIDFVTAVEKSSKTAILPIGVFEKHGPHMPLGTDLYTAREMALRAAEKEYTVVFPWYYFSQINEARHQPGTIAYSPEIIWKVLQETLDELNRNGFDKIIIVNGHGGNNAFLEYFGMAQLSEKRNYSLYWFRPAYDREVIKKAVEMTQNDPYDQHAGNRETSMVKAIVPDLVHTERAGLQSGVDLDRINNLKNVYTGIWWYASYPNHYSGDGSKANAEAGELILNSVVDQFVETIRAIKADNNVPELQERFFIEAENPLETEQ
- a CDS encoding glycoside hydrolase family 16 protein; its protein translation is MIDSYKIIACVFLISLLASCTIKNREQLVDNESEFHGEFIENFSDTVSNFFRHGTGGKGADFTWKMGVSSSSETDTKVLSFKIDPEDAAGAGKGPEIISKKFTSYGTYAARLKIPDPKNIQPNVGAVVGYFTYRVDSIYGQSEVDFEWLISDPRVIYIGTWTGQRDNSQRIGRTINLAEGIIYDSSYRKRDGSDRMNFTGDQNQPEQIDPIENYDASSQFYTYGFDWHPDHIRWWMIHPITSDTVVLWNYQGSDIGIPNTHTRYRMNFWHTNNWPVHTNPSSIEKPIYPFELEVDWMLYKPME